CAGTAAGGCCAATTATATGTTTTAGGTAGTTTATAAACAGTGGAGCCATCACTTGGTTTAGTTATTTGTAAGGTATCCCACTTAGGACGTATATAAGTCACAAttctttcaaaaaacacattaaagtgtTCATTAAATGTCTGACTCTGTACATCAAAACATGAATATTAGTGCTAGACTatcgttaaaaaaaaatgtatgtgctTAAATATCATATTGGTTAGGTCAGGATATTCCTACATGTAAACACGCCGTAGTCACACTCTGCTTCTGAGTGAAAACTGTGAGTTAATTGTTTCATGCATCAGCTGTAACACAGAGTGACAGACAGCTCTGCAATAAACACCCTTCTCTCGAGAAGTGAAATTAGCTCACCTCTACTAAACACAAGCAAGCAATGATGTGTGTAATTGACTCTGACTACATTGATGAAGGTGAAGGCGGTAATCCCCAAGGAGCGGGATTCCTGTCCATACCCATGCTATTCatgctgcagaaaaacaatacAGTGAGCTGAGTCAGTCTGAACTCAAAGGCAAATCTGTCTAGACTGAAAATTTAATTTGATTAAGCCGCCCCCTGTtctgaaaaaacacatacattataACACCATTTGAGAGATAAAATGGTGTTGATGCAAGGCGAAATACTTCCCATCTCCACCTGCTCAACCCCAAGAGTTTTCATCAGAGGACCCACATGGGGAGCTCAGATCATCAGATCAAAAGATTAGCTAAGATGTGGAAAGGTCGATAAGACTTTACCAAGAAAGGTCTTAGATGTTTAGCGCTGAAACACAACACTCACCTTCACTCCCAAAAGCCACACTATCATGCCAGCCGGATTTACTGCAGTTTGTTAAGTGGGGATTAGAGGAGACACGGATGAGAGAACAAGGATATGATCCCTATAGTGTGCAACTTCCACAAACCCACTCTTCATAGAGCTGTTATCAAACCATCAAACGTTAGCTGCTAAATGCCAACTtgacaaatgtaaaactgtCCGAATGACATTGATGTCAAAGGACATTTGCACTAACATAGCCTACTTTAGTTttaaaagcttatttaaatgttaaaaactcAATTTTGCAGTTCCAAGTGAAGTTTCAGGAAGTATTTAACAGATCTATTACATGAGTActccaattaaaacaaagataggagtgaaatgttatcttttatttaCTTGTAAAGTGTATGTTCTCTATGAAGGTTTATTGCTTGAAAAGAGAAGTCGCTCTTatctaaaataaatcatgtttttgcAGTTCTTTGTTTCGAGAAGACACACTCTCACGCTGAGGATGAGCTCTTCAAGACGCTGTTCGCTGGCTACAACAAGTGGTCGAGACCCGTGCCCAACATCTCCGATGTGGTCATCGTCAAGTTCGGGCTGTCCATAGCACAGCTCATTGATGTGGTGAGTTGTTAATCTTCTATTTCATATAAAAGTGGGGCAGATACTTAAACACAATCTTTTTTGGTGACGTGGAAGTGGCTGCTTTTAACCAAAGACTTCACAATGGGGGTTTAATATCTGTCATCTTTAATATCTGAATTTGTTGAACTAAAGATGTGGATTTTTTTAACTAAAATTCTTTACTTTTGAACAAAATACTTTTGAACACTTAGTAAAAGGCATTTAAGAGCAAAAATGTTCCCTTAGTGCTATAATAAGTATGATTTACTTATGGCATTTTGATGAGGCTACAAGAACGAGAGAAGATTTTACTTTGGAATCAATAAGTCATCAccaaagaaaaagtaaaaccTTTTTGATAAATGGTCTGCTTCTTCAGGGCATGTAACGACAAGTGACAGCTCACAGGCAACACAAGCAGCACAGGGTTCTTAAAGTCAATAGAGTGGGTGTGTAACTAATAGGGTCAATTTATAACAAGGCATCAATATCTTGAATATTTGCAAGTCCATCTTAAATAATCAGTAAGATGGGAAATCCAAAAATGATTTCCAATTCATATTCAAAAAATAggttgaaaatgtaaacattatatATCCTTTAGCATTGGTCACAATACGTAACTGAAGTTGGAGTTGAAACACAGAGGTGCTAAGTCCATTTTTTGAAGGCTTTTTGGATTTTTTGCAAAGCAGTGTGCCTTTAGTAATGTCATGTTTTTGAATTATTGATCACAAAGCAAAGTCTAACCTCTGTTTTTTGGTCTCATGATGAGTCAATGGATCCAAAGggctccttttttttatatttgtgttgtaGCACTCCCTCTCACTATCATGACACTGCAGCTTCTAACCATCTTTCCCCCGTGTGTTTTGGAATAGTATGTTCTGGCATTTTTTAATACAGTAGCAAAATCAAATTTAGGAAAACTAGATTATGCACCTCCCTCTTCCCTGTCACAGCACTCTTCACATCCATCACCTTATTGAAGTAAAGTTGCTACAAGCTATATTTGGGTCCTGCTTTGATAAAACTCCAAGACTTTCTCTCATATATTCCCCTGGCCTGAGTTTACAGCCTTAactccgtctctctgtctgtctttcaggATGAGAAGAACCAAATGATGACAACCAACGTGTGGCTTAAACAGgtcagaaaaatgtgtcagtgttGAGTTATTAATAAGATTCCTTTTTCTACAACATATCTCGTCATGTTAAATATTACGAATATACAAACCTACATGTACAGTGctcattttacaacattttggaGGAATTGACTTGCTTATACCcttcatgtgtgtatgttccAGGAGTGGAATGACTACAAACTTCGCTGGAAACCGTCCGACTACGACAATGTGACATCCATCAGAGTGCCGTCAGAGCTCATATGGGTGCCAGATATTGTCCTCTACAACAAGTAAGTGTGATATGAGactattgttatttttgattaacTGTAATTGTGTCTTTAATatcagaaaatattaaaaaatataaaatcgCTCAGAGCTTAGGATGACACATTCAAGTTTTTCAGTTTTCTCCAACCAACAGTCCCAACCCTAAAGTCATAAATATTCACATCTGATGagtttaaatgtacatttcatcTATCATTTTAGATGTTTGAATGATCaaattgattatttaaatagttGCTAATCAATTTTCTGACCAAATAATGACAAATCTATTCAAATCAACTTAAAAAAGGAGTTATATTAAATCTGTGATCATGTCAAGACATGGTTTGACCGCAAGGATAATAGAAAATGATGAATTTATACTAAAACTGTTTACATAATGGGCAGTGAATGTTGGTAACAGAGTTGCAGAAACATTGTAAAGAAGAGTAACAGCTTACTCACACAACGAATTCATGATTTAAATGAAGGCCTCTTTGCTGGATGGTGTCTGGTATGAGAACGGTGCCATCTagtgatacaaaaaaaaccatctcCTCTTAACATTTCTAAACCTACCTTGAACAGCTCTCTCCGTCTCAAATTGTAAGCTGTTTCTATTAATTATATATTGTGAATCTCTGGTAATATTTGTTGActcatgttatttatttttaatgaagacAGCCTTGAGATGGGAATTGCCTCAGTGAGAATCTATTGTTGTATAAATCTCCTAAATCCACCTCTCTGAGATTAAACCGGGTGAGTTGATGATTGGGTTCTGCTCCATTAAGCCAGTCTAATCACAACCTGtaagtgaaattaaaaaagggtgTGAAGCCGATGAAATGATAACGGCTCATCATTAGGTTTTCAGCAGAAGCTATTAACACCTTTAAAGGGATGAATGAAGGGGAGATTACTGGGGAAGATTattattgggattttttttctgcatacTTCTAAATTAAGAATATATCATTTCTCAGCACAGGGTATGGTAGAAGAGGATAAGATTGTTGATTTGCCTTTGGTCCCAGATATTGCAAACTGATATGTTTTATGACAACTTCTGCTTTTCCAGCGCTGATGGCGAGTTTGCTGTGACCCACATGACCAAAGCTCACCTATTCCACAACGGTAAAGTCCGCTGGGTGCCTCCGGCCATCTACAAAAGCTCCTGCAGCATCGACGTCACCTTCTTCCCCTTCGACCAACAGAACTGCAAAATGAAATTTGGCTCGTGGACCTACGACAAGGCCAAGATCGACCTGGAGAAAACCGAAAACGCAGTGGACCTCAACAACTACTGGGAGAGCGGCGAGTGGGCCATCATCAATGCCGTTGGGACGTACAACACCAAGAAATACGACTGCTGCCACGAAATCTACCCAGACATCACCTACTTCTTCATCATACGAAGGCTCCCCCTGTTTTACACCATCAACCTCATCATCCCCTGCCTGCTCATCTCCTGCCTTACTGTTCTGGTTTTCTATCTCCCCTCTGACTGCGGGGAGAAGATCACCCTGTGCATCTCCGTGCTGCTGTCCCTCACTGTTTTCCTTCTCCTCATCACCGAGATCATTCCCTCCACCTCCCTCGTCATCCCGCTCATCGGGGAGTACCTCCTTTTCACCATGATCTTCGTCACCCTCTCCATCGTCATCACTGTGTTCGTGCTCAACGTGCACCATCGCTCTCCGAGCACTCACAAGATGCCCCGCTGGGTCCACTCTGTGTTCTTGGACCTGATTCCACGCTGGCTTTTCATGCGGCGGCCTGCACCAGATGGCCGGCGTCGCaggctgttgctgctgcagcaggaagcGGCCGCCGATCGGAGGCAGGCCAGAATGGCCGGGTACAAACCTGGCAACTGCCTCAGCACCTCGGCCAACTGGTTAAGGGACGGGACAACCTTAGAGGACCCTGAGAGAAGCTCTTATGAGGACTTAGAGCTGGGGACCCTAACGTCATATTTCTCCTTCCGCCCTCCTTCGCCCAGGCCTCCGGGGTCGACTCCCCCGACACAACAGAAAAACCAACAGAACAGCCAGAACCAGCAGGAGGGGGCCACTGGGgcaaacagacatttaacagGGGCCAGACTCAATCCCATTCAGAGGGCAATTAAAGCAGATAACACAGACTCAACATTCCTGCTCTCACCGAGTGTTATACGCGCTCTGGAAGGGGTGCACTACATTGCAGACCACCTGAGGGCTGAGGATGCTGACTTCAGTGTGAGTATCAGTCAAATACTGCATCAACTATTATCAGAATGGCACTTAAATGCCACACTGTTTGTATAGTTTGTATAAAAATCCTAACAATATACGGATTATCTGCCTATGGGAATGTATTGTAAGCccaaatacacttttttataGCACTAATACAAATTTTAATTCTCCACCCAAGTGAATATGATGTCCTGTTAAAGATTTATTTGACAGGACACAACCCCATGACAGGGTAAGGCTGAGGGCCTACAGttgaaacaaagacagatttaagacatcataataatattttttaggtgtaaatttgttttttaatttcttgttttctctctttctcaattgttttgcttttattctacACAGGTGAAAGAGGATTGGAAGTATGTCGCCATGGTGATTGACCGCATCTTCCTGTGGATGTTCATTATTGTGTGCTTGCTTGGGACCATCGGCCTCTTCCTACCCCCTTGGCTAGCTGGCATGATCTAGCTCCTGTTACAATGTCTGAAAAACCCATATCCGCCCCTAGTTAGTGAATTCGACATTGAAAATGTAGCTGAACTCCACTTCACGTATATACTGCGTTAAAGGCCTCATGAGACTATAACGCTCTTTATGCAGCACCAAAGCAAAAGTGGGGAAAAACTGAACGGTAAAATCTTCTGTACAGCAGCCACTTAAGGACATCTCAGACTCAGCCCGTCACTTGGTTTGACTTTTGTCCCTATAAGCTGCACTTTGCCTCAGGTGTAATGGTACTTAGGTTTctaatgctaacattagcatgttaacaGGCCCAGAGTTGGCAATTGGTGTGCTCATGGTTAGCACAACCTGAGATTTGGCATGTTAGCATACCATAGCAATATGCTAACGTGCCACTGTTTAGTACAATGTATCTTTTAGCATGTAAGTTAGGTGTGACTTGCTTGTAAATGAGGTGCCACCAGCATCAGTGTTGGGTAAGATGTAACTGTTGTTTGTGGAATGACACGTTTAAATTGACTTTGTAATGATTTTCTAGGCTCAATTCTTTAAATAGTTAGGACCCAACCGAGAAACAGACCATGGTGAATTATTGTTTCAACAGTTTTTACAATGAGATGTCTTTCAATCAAAGTAATGCCTTAATTTCCCTCAAAATCACAAACTTTAAAGTGTAACTTACAGCTATTGTTAATTTACTAGTAAAATAGTGTGATTACTTTTTCAATTTTCAACAAGAAATGTCTTTGACAAGTAACTCACCcgtatacacacaaacagatgatTCTAGCAGGAATGACTAAATTCAGAGGTCTATAGTCGCACCCTGAAGGTGAGACCTGTTGCTCATAGGATTGCTCTTCCGGGTTTCATCAATTAACCTTATTACGTGGTCATCCATGTTGTCAGTCATTCAAATGTTGGATAACATAGATGTATAAACAGCTGTTGACCCTCATTGGCATGCTTTACTTGGAATCCAGAATATACTGGACACACTAACGTGTAATTTGTCCTGGTTTGGAAAGAATTCCCCTTTTTTCCATAGGTTTTTTTTGGCCATATTGTCatgatttcattgtttttattatgatcATACCATGTAATAAATAAGCTCATGAAACCTTTACAAAGCTGTCTGTTTAGCATTTATTGAGTGGTGTGAAAAGGACCTTTCCAGCAGTGTCAGGATGTGACTCCTACAGCTGTCCTTCCGAATTTGGAAAATCTAGATTCAATAAACAGACCTTTACAGTAGTGTACAtcttgatatttatttttgcgtCACTTGATTTACGTGGTagaaattcatattttaaaatgcatcacaGTCAAACGTGAGATACATGCTGtatatataaaacacttttgaaCAGTTGAATGGCCGACTCACTTTTTGGTTGTCaactttacatttcacttttttgatTTCCTCTGCTGTAAAAACCAATAGTACTCGCCATAAggcacattttatatttacattattcaaTTTCTGAGCAGATAATGAAATCATTAAAACGTTTACATTAACAAGAAGTGTGAAATGTTGGCATCTTAGATATGATGCCAATGGACCATCATACAACTTGGCATACAGAAGTTAGCTTTATTCCAAGTTGTCCATATCCTCTGAGTTGTAGCAAAATATTTAAGCATAGCAACACCTATAGGTATGATGACATCCTGCCACAGCCTGAATGAAAGCAGTTTGATGACATTTGAAATGCTCAACGGTGTGCAAATGTTAATTCTGACTGACGTGAACCATTAGCTTGACGTGTAAACTGAATAAAGAGTCCACTAGGGGGCCACGGGCTTGGCTAAGTTGGCCCTGACTCTGGCTTGGTCCACAGCGTCCAACATGTTCTTGCTGTCCATAGCCAGAGTGTGTGCTGCAGTGAGCAGCTGTTTCTTACACTCGTCCTTCAAAGAGGTGATGGAGTTCTGCTGGGCCAGTCGCATTTTGCTGATCAGCTCCGCCATGTCGTTGTTCAGCAGCTTCTGGGTGCCCTCGATCTGTGGGGGGGGGCAGTCAAACAAACTGTTGGCCTTATTCTTGGAAGACATTTTTACATGTGGTagaaggaaaagcacaggtgtaaataataaagttaacGATGGCTGAATTTGATTAGGCTGCTTGAGTTTCTGCTGGTTCTCTGCCATCATTAGCATCATTAGGAACACCTGTGTACCCACATTACAGTGACTTACAGTCACGTCATTTTACCGGAGCAATTTGGGGTCAAGTATCTTACACACCTGTACAATATTatgtaatcaaaacaaataGACATAGCTACAAAATGCAACAGGTGTGTAATGATTTAACTCAACTGCATTATATTATCAACCGTTACTGTAATTGTGTCTATACATTTTGCATAAACAGCACATATATGGTCCTTTCTGTGCATTTTTTTGACCCTGTGTGCATATAAACGGCTGCTTTTCCAAGCAACCAATACATTGAAAAATCGATAAATATGGCTTTGTAGAAACTGCAGCTTATAACAAATGGTTAACTTCCGATTGTCATtgtcactttttgttttaagggACAAATGGCAGGAAGGAGAAAATCAATAAAGACAGGGTACAAAGGCGCTGAGGAAAAACAATATGGTGTACCTCTGTCCTCACAGACTCGTGTAAGGTGGGCAGTATGTCATCCACACTGCGGATCAGATCTCGTAGAGCCATCCCGACAGACTGTGGGCGGGGTTCAATGCAGAGAATTAATGAGCTGTATGACTCGAGAGATTTGTTTCCATTACCATACATACACCTTGCCTCAAAAgcggaaaaaaaatctgaatgaactttagattatttgttttgtgtaccTTAACAATAGTGATATATTTCTCCGGTGGAGATTCAGTGATGTCATTCTTGAGTTGGACGACTACTTTGACCAGGTCCATGACGTAGAGGTACACTTTGTCATCAGAGCGGTCCAGCTCAGCTGTGGGTGCAGGCTGAGTCAGAGggaataaagtgttttaatatattaataattactCGGCATCAATCCCTTTTCCATTGAAGAGCAATTTCACTTTCTTAAGATGATTGATTTCATTATACATTTCATCTAAACAAgctaatacatttaaatgatctcTTTCAGAATGCTAAAAGACATTACAATCCCAAAGatgaattaatataaatacCTGTGCTGTGAGCCGAGGGGGCTTCTCTGGGGGTGCTGCAGGGCAGAAATATGAACAATGTGAGACACAGAGAACAACCAGAGGGTTTAGAAAGACATTCTTAGATCTAAATACTCAGAACGACTAATATGTGAATAAATAGTGTGaatgtatacattttctttgagcACTTACCATGCTCAGTGTCGGCTTCAGGGGActaaaaagaatagaaaaatattaATTTCATCAGGACTAGAAAACCAAACAATATGCTTATATATCACTTATTTCCCTGGGATATACaccaatatttattttggtgtGTCCACTTTCACCTTAGTGTTCAAACCCTTAAAAAGCAATGTATGAATTGtgtatcttgtgtttttatctgacAAGAATGAAGGTtgtattgcatatttttacatCATATTAGAATTTGATCACTGGATGAGACAAActaaattgacatttttgtttctttttagtaTTTTTGAAGCTTAAAAAAGGTGCAtgctttgtttagttttatcttTTCAGTGATCAAAAACTCTCCCCAGTgcttttttattggttttatttccaATTTTAACAATATAGCTTACTCTACTATCCCTAAAGAagttttaaataactgaaaaaagTTTTCTAAATCCATTATAGCTGCACTGGAAATATCATATAGACTACACAAACTGCCAGAAGTTGTGTGGCTTTGAACAAACTGTATATTCCCTCACTCCAAACAAAACATACTGAAATCACAGTTTGAATGGGGGGGGACACCTACCGCTGGGCCTGCAGTGTCCTCTGGTCCCATGGGGTCCTGCAAAAGAACAGGCAGGTTCATTTTATAGAACAAGGACATGGACCCCCTCTTTGGAACTGTGATCAGGGGGACATTCAATTTAAAGCCATTGTGGCTTCGAGAGTGAACGAGTGGGTCGATTTTGTTTAATGATGCCTCATTCCACGTAGCCTCCAGGGCCACAGTGAATTGAGTTGGGggacactgagacacagagagggggtTGACAAATTTGAATGATGCTCTGCTTCCCACCAGGAgtttctcctccttttccagCCACTTCTCATCCTCCATCATCTGCTGTTTCTGCCGGCGGAGGGTGTGCTGCATGTCCTGCCGCTCCCTCTGCCAGGACTCCATGCTGTTTGGTTCCACTCGGAAAAACTCACCCTCCTACAAATAATGGAAATATAACAGAAAAATTATGAATAACGGACACACAGAGCCTTTTGTTGGTTTCTTAATGCATTCATTTGTAACTGTAGAGTTTAACACATGACTTTAAGACTTTATTGACAAAGCGCTGGGTTTCTTACCGCCATGCTGCGACGGCGAGGGGACCTGCCCGGCAGCGTGAGAGTGTTCATGGAGTCGATGGGGGTCTGGTATTCACTTGGGCTGGCCAGGTCAGGCGAGCTGGCACATAACGCCTCGttcagctgcacacacacactcacacacattaacacacagatACATTACTGGAGTATAGCCTGTAATACTGGAGGAAACGGGCGAGAGGTGACTGTACCTGAATGTGCAGACCGATACTGACCGTGTTCCCGAACCGCCCTGGTTTCATCCTTGAAGGCTACAGAGAATATTTAGGGTGATGTATTAAAACATGCACTCCTTTTATAAATTaagtttgaatatttttttgtaacatATAACATTGG
The sequence above is drawn from the Eleginops maclovinus isolate JMC-PN-2008 ecotype Puerto Natales chromosome 15, JC_Emac_rtc_rv5, whole genome shotgun sequence genome and encodes:
- the chrna2b gene encoding neuronal acetylcholine receptor subunit alpha-2, which codes for MGQNHLFSVGTAFLCSLLLCESVLCFEKTHSHAEDELFKTLFAGYNKWSRPVPNISDVVIVKFGLSIAQLIDVDEKNQMMTTNVWLKQEWNDYKLRWKPSDYDNVTSIRVPSELIWVPDIVLYNNADGEFAVTHMTKAHLFHNGKVRWVPPAIYKSSCSIDVTFFPFDQQNCKMKFGSWTYDKAKIDLEKTENAVDLNNYWESGEWAIINAVGTYNTKKYDCCHEIYPDITYFFIIRRLPLFYTINLIIPCLLISCLTVLVFYLPSDCGEKITLCISVLLSLTVFLLLITEIIPSTSLVIPLIGEYLLFTMIFVTLSIVITVFVLNVHHRSPSTHKMPRWVHSVFLDLIPRWLFMRRPAPDGRRRRLLLLQQEAAADRRQARMAGYKPGNCLSTSANWLRDGTTLEDPERSSYEDLELGTLTSYFSFRPPSPRPPGSTPPTQQKNQQNSQNQQEGATGANRHLTGARLNPIQRAIKADNTDSTFLLSPSVIRALEGVHYIADHLRAEDADFSVKEDWKYVAMVIDRIFLWMFIIVCLLGTIGLFLPPWLAGMI